In the genome of Arthrobacter alpinus, the window CTTCTGAGGGGGCCGACGTCGACCGCGGGAATGTGGGAGCCGGCGCCGGAGCGGCCATTGGGGCCGGGACGTTCAAAGGCGGGGTGGGGACCGCCTCGGTCCAACTGAGCGGTGAGAATGTGCACATTGTGGTGGGTGCCCTGGCCGTGGTCAATGCGGCAGGACTTCCCTGGCAGCCGGGCCGGGCTGCCCCGGCAGCGGGGGAGGGGCTGAACACCACCCTCGTCGTCGTGGCCACGAACGCGCAGCTTACGGTGGCGCAGGCGAAACGAACATCTACAGCGGCCCACGCCGGCATGGCGAGAGCCTTGAACCCCGTCCACACCATGGCTGACGGCGACACCATCTTCACGCTGGCCACCGGCGCACAAACTCTTATCAGCAGCGTCGAGCTGCCAATCGCGGCCATGATCGAGTTGCAAAGTGCCGCAGCGGAAGCAGTGCGCCTGGCTATCGGGGACGGCATAGCCCAAGCGACGCAGGTGACCACCCCGGTGCAGACATGGCCAGAATTTAGGGCACCGCAGGAGTCAATTTAACTTATTTGCAGATTTGCACTAGAGTAGGTTGTTGGTTGTCTGTGCCTG includes:
- a CDS encoding P1 family peptidase, whose translation is MARTESPTTGAITDVPGIRVGHAHRIGHGWLTGVSVVLPPPGTIGSVDVRGGGPGTHETDALDPTTLVSTVDAVVLTGGSAYGLATAAGVQRWCEENGRGFPVPGGVVPIVPAAAIFDLGRGGDFSARPDADMGYQAALAAANSSEGADVDRGNVGAGAGAAIGAGTFKGGVGTASVQLSGENVHIVVGALAVVNAAGLPWQPGRAAPAAGEGLNTTLVVVATNAQLTVAQAKRTSTAAHAGMARALNPVHTMADGDTIFTLATGAQTLISSVELPIAAMIELQSAAAEAVRLAIGDGIAQATQVTTPVQTWPEFRAPQESI